A genomic region of Rhipicephalus sanguineus isolate Rsan-2018 chromosome 1, BIME_Rsan_1.4, whole genome shotgun sequence contains the following coding sequences:
- the LOC119373570 gene encoding keratin-associated protein 19-2, translating to MKTIVLVLAAVVATMTSGAHGGYDINALHALSAVNAGHGGGGGGGYGGGYGGHGVPIVRVGYVKKPYVSIGYVPKKVVKFVKVPVKTVGIGIRPVLTYKVAHQVKVGHPYYGYGHGFGHGYGGGHGYGGHGYGKGISIGFGGHGIGIGLGHGYGGYGHGGYGGYGHGFGHGYGGYGHGGYGGYGGHGFW from the exons ATGAAGACCATC GTGCTCGTCTTAGCAGCGGTAGTAGCGACAATGACCAGCGGTGCACACGGTGGATACGACATCAATGCGCTACACGCCCTGAGCGCCGTCAACGCCGGTCAcggaggtggcggcggcggcggatacgGAGGAGGCTACGGCGGTCACGGGGTCCCCATCGTCAGAGTGGGCTACGTCAAGAAACCCTATGTGTCTATCG GCTACGTGCCCAAGAAAGTGGTGAAGTTTGTAAAGGTGCCCGTCAAGACGGTCGGCATCGGCATTAGGCCTGTGCTGACCTACAAGGTTGCCCATCAGGTGAAGGTTGGCCACCCCTACTACGGATACGGACACGGCTTTGGACATGGTTATGGAGGTGGACATGGCTACGGCGGTCACGGATACGGCAAGGGCATCTCCATCGGTTTCGGAGGCCACGGCATCGGCATTGGTCTTGGACACGGATACGGTGGCTACGGACACGGCGGTTACGGCGGCTACGGACATGGATTTGGTCATGGCTACGGTGGCTACGGACACGGCGGCTACGGTGGCTACGGCGGACACGGTTTCTGGTGA